The Astyanax mexicanus isolate ESR-SI-001 chromosome 4, AstMex3_surface, whole genome shotgun sequence genome segment TCGCCATTCAGCGCTGTGATCTTGGTGTCCAATCATCTTTAAAAAATTCCTATTTGGCCCAAAACATAATATTTGCAATCAGAACGCGTAtgtttctttgtaaaaaagaTGAAATAGGTTTCTTAATAAGAAGCTTACCTCCAGTTCCGCAAAATCTTTCTATCATATAATCCCTCATTTCCCATGGGGTCAATGATGGAGAGGATCTTTCTTGACATGctgacaatctaaaaaaaattaatgtaaatactttggtttaacagtgattttctgttaattttttttcccaaatacaATCCTATTTCCAAAAAAagtaacacaaaaaaatgtacaaaagctgAATAATTCTAAAAACACCCGGTggaaaaaattatttgatttgaaaGGTCAGTAAGATGACTGAGTATATTATGTGTCTCCCCGTCCTTAGTTCCCAAATGATTAACACagtggtgaacattttttttttaatttgttgcttgtattaaatttaaaacaatgcattttcATGCATTGATATGATATGgtttaaataaatttaacattattacatcctgcatttatttatattgtgtacaaaaatggttctttaccTCAAACAAATCTTTCTTTAAGATTGTCCAATGTATTTTACGTACACACAGTATTACTCAGATCACTGTTCATTCcaaaatatttcagtgtttaaccccTTTAAAAATACCCTTGTTGGTGAAATAGGAACTAAGAATTAAATGCTTGAATTTGATTTTATGAACTTCAGTGTTTTCCACTGTAGTATGCATTGAAATATATATCCTGACAATATATTGTGACCCATAACTGGAAATGAACAAAGCAACATTACTGGAAATATGTAATTTTAAGAACACACACCACAAGAATCCAATGTCCTCCGGTATTGACAGGGCACAGCCATGTGTCCTCAACTGGGAACTTCATCTGCGTTTAAGTTTTCAACAGAAAATATTAGTTATGGTTCTAAATGGGTTAAGTAATCACCAGAACTTTATGTGTAAATGCATTACCTTTCTGAGACATCGAAACTGTCCAGCAGCTAAAGAAGAAGCAACCACTGCACACAGCTGATATACAGGCGTCTGTAAAACAGCAACCAGCAATTAGTATGATAAGAACATATCAAagaatctcaaaataactacATCCTTAAACCCTACTTGCCTTATGTTGTTCAATCAGATGGTTCAGGTATGCATCAATCACCTATATTCACACAATAAttgttaataaacaaataaacaatttgtttataaaaaaaatctctctaaggattttgttccaactgcctggccTCTTTGAATAGTTTGATCCAGCAGCAAAAGTGTCCAGCCAGTTGGAACTAAATCCTGAGAAGGActaattaaactttatttatttctaattcttaCTTCATCAGCGACCCATTCGGTCCCTTGCAGTGTTCTAAAAGAAGAATCATACAATTTGTATGGCCCGGCAACTGCTTCCAC includes the following:
- the LOC125801229 gene encoding sentrin-specific protease 2-like isoform X5, whose product is MRLWSSKDNNQVEAVAGPYKLYDSSFRTLQGTEWVADEVIDAYLNHLIEQHKTPVYQLCAVVASSLAAGQFRCLRKMKFPVEDTWLCPVNTGGHWILVIVSMSRKILSIIDPMGNEGLYDRKILRNWRNFLKMIGHQDHSAEWRTTVLKHNPQQDASSCGVLVLKLAEDFLSTGAIDNVQTTQAAISTARMGIACSLLERKGNAEDYCTVCSMLEGDGDKSMTEMVQCDVCSRWAHFECVQYSKEISANYHCRKCTVNK